One Mycobacteroides salmoniphilum DNA segment encodes these proteins:
- the pssA gene encoding CDP-diacylglycerol--serine O-phosphatidyltransferase, which yields MNQAAFQKRPVHIRILPSVMTVLAICGGLSSIKFAFDGKPYISLTLIAAAAILDGLDGRIARLLDATSRMGAEIDSLADAVNFGVAPAVVLYISMLSDTPTAWVFSLLYAVCIVLRLARFNTLLDDDSQPAFTKEYFVGVPSPAGALMVLAPLAAFLQFGDGWWSSVWAICAWMVFVSMLIVSQIPTAAMKSVSVPPRMVVLLLALVTVVAAGLLQYPYALLLILIVVYLAHIPFAWRSQRWVAARPESWDAKPKERRDLRRDQRRDQRRAFRQAALPKRRTAERLGLRRPGRPR from the coding sequence ATGAACCAAGCCGCGTTCCAGAAGCGCCCCGTGCACATCCGGATCCTGCCGAGTGTGATGACGGTGCTGGCGATCTGCGGTGGCCTGTCGTCGATCAAGTTCGCGTTCGACGGAAAGCCTTACATCTCACTGACGTTGATCGCTGCGGCGGCAATCCTCGATGGACTCGACGGCAGGATCGCCCGACTGTTGGACGCGACGTCACGGATGGGCGCGGAGATCGACTCGCTGGCGGATGCGGTGAATTTCGGTGTTGCCCCTGCGGTGGTGCTGTACATCTCGATGCTATCGGATACCCCTACGGCATGGGTCTTTTCACTTCTCTATGCGGTGTGCATCGTGCTGCGGCTGGCGCGCTTCAACACGCTGCTCGACGACGATTCCCAGCCCGCGTTCACCAAGGAGTACTTCGTCGGGGTGCCCTCTCCCGCGGGAGCGCTGATGGTGCTCGCCCCACTGGCGGCGTTCCTGCAGTTCGGCGACGGATGGTGGTCGTCGGTGTGGGCGATATGCGCATGGATGGTGTTCGTGTCCATGCTCATCGTCAGCCAGATACCCACCGCCGCCATGAAATCCGTTTCGGTACCGCCCCGCATGGTGGTCTTGCTGCTTGCTCTCGTGACGGTGGTCGCCGCCGGACTCCTGCAATACCCCTATGCGCTGCTGCTGATCCTGATCGTCGTCTATCTGGCACATATCCCGTTCGCCTGGCGCAGTCAGCGCTGGGTGGCGGCACGGCCCGAATCCTGGGACGCCAAGCCCAAGGAACGTCGTGATCTTCGCCGCGATCAGCGCCGAGACCAGCGACGCGCCTTCCGGCAAGCCGCGCTCCCCAAGCGGCGCACCGCGGAACGTCTGGGTCTGCGTCGTCCCGGCAGGCCACGCTAG
- a CDS encoding phosphatidylserine decarboxylase, which translates to MARRPRPVGSEPDSGIPHIVELFRSTIPPIHPAGLPFIAGGLGLAGLGFKNRWIRGTGLALAGACAGFFRHPPRIPPNRADVVVAAADGQICLVDRAVPPPELGLPAEPLPRISIFLSVFDVHVQRVPVAGEATAVIHRSGQFLSADRAEASVANERNSVQIRTRTGHDVVVVQIAGLIARRIICHAKVGDQLSIGDTYGLIRFGSRVDTYLPEGSKILVQPGQRAVGAETVLAELPSSTDNA; encoded by the coding sequence GTGGCAAGACGCCCCCGCCCCGTAGGTTCAGAGCCGGATTCCGGCATTCCGCATATCGTCGAACTCTTCCGCTCGACCATCCCACCCATCCATCCGGCAGGCCTTCCGTTCATCGCCGGCGGATTGGGGCTGGCAGGCCTCGGGTTCAAGAATCGCTGGATTCGCGGTACCGGGCTGGCGCTCGCCGGCGCGTGCGCCGGATTCTTCCGGCATCCGCCACGCATCCCACCCAATCGCGCCGATGTGGTGGTGGCCGCCGCCGACGGCCAGATCTGTCTGGTCGACCGCGCGGTGCCGCCGCCGGAGCTCGGGCTGCCTGCCGAACCGCTCCCCCGCATCAGCATCTTTTTGTCGGTGTTCGACGTTCACGTTCAGCGGGTGCCGGTCGCCGGTGAGGCGACTGCCGTCATTCACCGCAGCGGACAGTTCCTGTCTGCCGATCGTGCCGAGGCAAGTGTCGCCAACGAACGCAATAGCGTGCAGATCCGCACCCGCACCGGGCACGATGTGGTGGTGGTGCAGATCGCCGGGCTCATTGCGCGTCGGATCATCTGTCACGCCAAGGTCGGCGACCAGCTGTCCATCGGCGACACCTACGGATTGATCCGATTCGGTTCCCGGGTGGACACTTATCTGCCTGAGGGCTCGAAAATTCTTGTCCAGCCAGGGCAACGCGCCGTCGGCGCCGAGACCGTGCTGGCTGAGCTGCCCTCATCGACAGATAACGCGTAA
- the glp gene encoding gephyrin-like molybdotransferase Glp, producing the protein MRSVAEHQHVVAGLIQAAAPVRVPVSAADRLVLAADVIAPLNLPVFDNSAMDGYAVHRADLTGASPTNPVTLPVTEDIPAGRTDELTLKAGTAHRIMTGAPLPAGATAVVPVEVTDGGTETVTITEEPRAGQHIRSTGEDVRAGDTVLFAGTRLMAPALGLAAALGLEELTVRPRLRVVIASTGSELIPPGTDLKPGQIYESNAVMLAAAVQEAGADAVVAPTVADDVEQFLSVLDEYGAQADLLITTGGVSAGAYEVVKDALTNAGVQFVSVAMQPGKPQGAGLVHGVPVLTLPGNPVSALVSFEVFIREPLRAAMGLDPARARHQAILTDPISAPAGKRQFRRGCWDAGNGTVTAVGPPASHHLRWLAASNCLLDIPEDVTELAAGTTVSVWNLS; encoded by the coding sequence ATGCGTTCCGTCGCCGAACACCAGCACGTCGTCGCGGGATTGATCCAGGCAGCAGCGCCCGTGCGGGTACCGGTCTCCGCGGCCGACCGGTTGGTCCTTGCCGCCGATGTCATCGCGCCACTTAATCTGCCGGTGTTCGATAACTCGGCGATGGATGGGTATGCGGTTCACCGCGCCGACCTCACAGGGGCTTCTCCCACTAACCCCGTCACCCTGCCCGTCACCGAGGACATCCCCGCCGGGCGCACCGACGAGCTGACGCTCAAAGCCGGTACCGCGCACCGAATCATGACGGGTGCACCGCTTCCCGCCGGTGCAACCGCAGTGGTGCCCGTCGAGGTCACCGATGGCGGCACCGAGACGGTGACCATCACCGAAGAACCCCGTGCCGGGCAACACATCCGATCTACCGGTGAGGATGTGCGGGCCGGCGACACCGTGCTGTTCGCCGGTACCCGCCTCATGGCGCCGGCGTTGGGACTGGCTGCGGCGCTCGGGCTCGAAGAACTCACCGTGCGTCCTCGGCTGCGGGTGGTCATCGCCTCTACCGGCAGCGAGTTGATTCCCCCAGGCACCGATCTCAAGCCCGGACAGATCTACGAGTCCAACGCCGTTATGCTCGCCGCCGCGGTCCAGGAGGCCGGAGCCGACGCCGTGGTGGCACCCACCGTCGCCGATGACGTCGAGCAATTCCTGTCCGTGCTGGACGAATACGGCGCGCAGGCCGATCTGCTGATCACCACCGGCGGGGTGAGCGCCGGAGCCTATGAGGTGGTCAAGGACGCACTCACCAACGCCGGTGTCCAATTCGTCTCGGTGGCTATGCAGCCAGGTAAGCCGCAGGGCGCCGGACTCGTCCACGGCGTTCCGGTGCTCACGCTGCCCGGGAACCCCGTCAGCGCACTGGTGTCGTTCGAGGTATTCATTCGCGAGCCGTTACGGGCAGCCATGGGATTGGATCCGGCGCGGGCACGCCACCAGGCAATCCTGACGGACCCGATCTCCGCTCCTGCAGGTAAGCGACAGTTCCGTCGCGGGTGCTGGGATGCCGGCAATGGCACGGTGACGGCCGTCGGACCGCCCGCATCGCACCACTTGCGGTGGCTGGCGGCATCGAATTGCTTGCTTGATATCCCGGAAGACGTCACCGAACTAGCGGCGGGAACGACAGTCAGCGTGTGGAATCTGAGCTGA
- a CDS encoding HAD-IIA family hydrolase produces MTVGGVLFDIDGVLVTSWEPIDGAAQALKALERDDVRRCFLTNTTSRTRVQIAELLTAAGLSVPADEVITAAMLTADHVIAQHPGARCYLLNDGNITADMPGVDFVESLSDDPDVIILGGAGPQFDHVALSRVYDLMAQGIPVVAMHRNAVWSTREGLRVDTGVYLAGMEQVSGRKAVAVGKPAPAGFQLAAERMGCEPDQVVMVGDDLHVDVLAAQVVGMTGVLVRTGKFRQDTLDRWAADQYAMQPAYVVDSIADIPPLLSGL; encoded by the coding sequence ATGACCGTTGGCGGAGTGCTCTTCGATATCGACGGGGTCCTGGTGACCTCGTGGGAGCCGATCGACGGCGCTGCCCAGGCCCTCAAGGCGCTGGAGCGTGACGATGTTCGTCGTTGCTTCCTGACCAACACCACCTCGCGGACCCGGGTGCAGATCGCGGAGTTGCTCACCGCTGCCGGGCTCTCGGTGCCCGCCGATGAGGTAATTACCGCCGCGATGCTGACCGCCGACCACGTGATCGCCCAGCACCCCGGGGCACGGTGTTACCTGCTGAATGACGGCAACATCACCGCCGACATGCCCGGAGTCGACTTCGTCGAATCGCTCTCCGATGATCCCGATGTGATCATTCTTGGCGGGGCCGGTCCGCAGTTTGATCACGTGGCGCTGAGCCGGGTCTATGACCTGATGGCTCAGGGGATTCCGGTGGTGGCGATGCATCGGAACGCGGTGTGGAGCACCCGTGAGGGATTGCGCGTCGATACCGGTGTGTACCTGGCGGGTATGGAGCAGGTGTCGGGACGCAAGGCCGTGGCGGTAGGCAAGCCGGCCCCGGCCGGGTTCCAGCTGGCTGCTGAGCGGATGGGGTGCGAGCCGGATCAAGTCGTGATGGTGGGCGACGACCTGCATGTTGATGTGCTCGCCGCCCAGGTTGTCGGCATGACCGGCGTGCTGGTGCGCACCGGCAAGTTCCGCCAGGACACGCTGGACAGGTGGGCCGCCGATCAATATGCGATGCAACCGGCATATGTCGTTGACTCGATCGCCGACATACCACCCCTCTTGTCGGGCCTGTAG
- a CDS encoding VOC family protein yields MIDHFGINCADLPTAAAFYDKVLGVLGFTRQMDFGVAIGYGTAGKPDFWIGGGDVASGPNREIHVAFSAASTEEVDEFFATATGEGAEVLHAPRLWPEYHPGYYGAFVRDPDGNNVEAVFHGAVSA; encoded by the coding sequence ATGATCGATCACTTCGGTATCAACTGCGCGGACCTGCCGACTGCGGCCGCGTTCTACGACAAGGTGCTCGGCGTCCTGGGGTTCACCCGTCAGATGGATTTCGGTGTCGCCATCGGGTACGGGACGGCGGGAAAACCCGACTTTTGGATTGGCGGTGGCGACGTTGCGAGCGGTCCCAATCGTGAAATCCACGTTGCCTTCTCGGCCGCGAGCACCGAAGAAGTCGACGAGTTCTTCGCGACGGCGACCGGTGAAGGCGCCGAGGTACTCCATGCGCCGCGGCTGTGGCCCGAGTACCACCCCGGCTATTACGGCGCGTTTGTGCGTGACCCCGACGGGAACAATGTCGAGGCCGTGTTCCACGGAGCGGTATCCGCCTAA
- a CDS encoding MspA family porin, producing MCAGTGLATADPLPVADVSQSADTDDGWHLSAALSRMAINSVPNMAATAFTREGFVTGKAAASIDGNGAIPVNSGALVMGLQLGCQIDLSEGGSVDVGADAGVSPGFSGGSNLLAMVGPYAEVNGSISINLLPGTIKNIVLGKKALKGRTGEIVVHDAHVKVDACGGPVSIRFFTTAMIDTDKSDDSVNVYGDILSL from the coding sequence CTGTGCGCGGGTACAGGGCTGGCCACGGCAGACCCGCTGCCGGTTGCTGACGTCAGCCAGTCGGCGGATACCGACGACGGCTGGCACCTGAGTGCCGCGCTGTCGCGGATGGCAATCAACTCGGTGCCGAACATGGCTGCGACGGCCTTCACCCGTGAGGGCTTTGTCACCGGTAAGGCTGCCGCGAGCATCGACGGCAACGGCGCGATTCCGGTGAACTCCGGCGCCCTCGTCATGGGGCTCCAGCTGGGCTGCCAGATCGACCTGAGCGAGGGCGGAAGCGTTGACGTTGGCGCCGATGCCGGCGTGAGCCCGGGCTTCTCCGGCGGCAGCAATCTATTGGCCATGGTCGGCCCGTATGCGGAGGTGAACGGCAGCATCTCGATCAATCTCCTTCCGGGAACGATCAAGAACATCGTGTTGGGAAAGAAGGCCCTGAAGGGCCGCACCGGTGAAATCGTGGTCCACGACGCCCACGTGAAAGTGGACGCGTGCGGCGGACCCGTCTCCATCCGGTTCTTTACGACGGCGATGATCGACACCGACAAATCCGACGACAGCGTGAACGTCTATGGAGACATCCTCTCGCTATGA